The Ignicoccus islandicus DSM 13165 sequence TCTGTCACACGGCCAACTTAAAAGTGGTAGATGTACTCAATTTCTGTAAGAAGCCGGATCCAGGTTTCTACCTTACTAAAGGTAAGCTAAAGGAACTGAAAGAAATGGTGGAGAAAGACTCCCTCAATGCAATCGTAATCGATACGCAGCTCAAACCAAGCCAATACTACAGGCTTCAGAGGGAATTGGGCGTTGAAGTTATAGATAGGGTTATGTTAATACTGAAAATTTTCGAACTCCATAGTGGAAGCAAAGAAGCTAAGCTCCAGACCGAGCTAGCTCGCCTAAAGTACGAACTTTCTATATCAAAGGAATATATTAGGAGAAAGAAATTAGGCGAACAAGTTCACTTCCTAGGTCCTGGTGAATACGCAGCCGAATATCTCATCAAGGCGTTTCACAGGAAGATAAAGAAAATAGAAAACGAGCTAGAGAAAGTGAAGAAAAGGCGAATGACCCAAAAACTAAGCAGGAGGAGGAGCTTAAGTGCACCCGAAGTGGCCGTAACGGGATATACATGTGCTGGTAAAACTGCTCTAATAAACGCTCTTTCTAAATCTAATTTAATGGAAGGACCTGAGATGTTCACAACAATAACTCCGAAGCACGTCAAAGTAAGGCGCAACGGCTGGGAGGTAGTTCTTATTGATACTGTGGGATTCATCGAAAGCGTCCCACCTCAACTGATTGAGGCGTTCCACGCAACGTTGGCCGAGGTCACCTATTCGGATGCCATTCTCTTAGTAATCGATTCTTCAGAAGAGGAAGGTCGTGTAATCAATAAAACTCTGAGTAGCCTCGAAACGCTGAGTGAAATAGATGCGATCGACAAACCCTTAGTTGTGGCGCTAAACAAAATAGACATAGCACGCGACTGGAAATCCAAGATGGAAGTTCTAGAAGAACTATTGAAAGAATACTACCCTTGGAGCTTCTCTATAGTTCCCGTATCAGCTAGAGCTCAGCTAAACTTGAACTTACTATTAGACGTTCTCAAGGGCGTCGTAACTAAAACGGCATCGAATTCCGTTTGAATGCAAGTTAACTAATTTAAAATCGGTCTATTCTACCCTCTTCAACGGGTTGTGAGGTTGAAGGTGGATGAAATCTTAAAGGAAATATTGGTCTCTCACGGTTCCCCCCTACCTGTAAAGAACGTAATCGAATATATTAAGGCGCGAGAACCTACTATTGATGAGAACGAGATCCAAAAGGCCATAGTGCGATGTCCCGAGATATATCTCTCAAAAGATTTCGTTTACTTGTTGGACGAATGATCGTAGACGCAAATTAAATCAGGGTAAACCTCTATTGCTTGTTCACACCTCAGCCCTATCCCCTTAAGCGAGCTTACGAGCGTACTACGACACGTTCGACGAATTTCCGAGTAAAAAGTCTCCCGACTAGAGAGGTTTTGGAGCACAGTAAAGGAATAGCAAGTATTAAATGAGTTCGAACGGAACGGCAAGCTTCTCGCGTCCGCTCTTATTACGTCTGCTAAGAGCTTCGTCTTCCTCTCTCGAGCCCGTTCCAACATCCCTAAGCTTATATCTATACCAATGTAAAACACGTCTTCTAGTTCCTCCATTAGTAAACCAGTGCCGCAACCTATGTCCAATACCCTTCTTTGAGGTTTCAAAACTTTTAATCCTATTTGGTATTTCCTTCTCTGTTCGTTCCCATATAGTTCGTCGTACCCTCTTGCAATTGCGTCGTAATATATTCTATTTTCAATGGCTTTGTTGAAATCCATTTTCATTGGTCTCACCTTACAGGGAAATATAGTGACCTCATTTCGGAGAAGCTTAATTTAAACCATGAGTCCTCAACGGGGTAATTCTCGTAGAGTTCATCTCGTTTCGCCTCCAGTAATTTCTCCGGAATCGCTAAGACGTCATTGAATGCTTTGACCTTAAACTTTAGGAACTTCCTCCATTCTTTTATTCTGGCTATATGGTGGTCTACGATTGCTCTACCTCCTAGTATGTTTATTAACTTAAAATGACTATCATCGACTTTGATTCTACTTAAGTACAGTGGGGGCCCATCTATTACAACTGTCTTCGCCTCACTCTTTACCAACCAATCGTGAACATCTAATGGTCCTCCTTGGATGTCTGAACTGAAAGCGAACTCACCGTCTATTTCCACTGCAACTACGTACCCGAGCCTTTCCGAATCCCCATGAGGTAGTGGAGGAGAGAACTTGAATATGTGAGAAGATACTTCCATTAAGGAGTTATCGGCTATTTCTATCCTTACGTTTACCCTTTTTTCTTGAAGTTGTTTGAGAAACTTGTAGGCCCTTATCTTCTGACTAACGTTTATGAACCTCTTGTAGTCCTTAATTATTAATATTTTACCATCTAATATCGAGTTATCATATAACCAGCCTGGGTTGTAGTGATCGCGATGATAGTGGGTTATGATTACAACATCGGATCCATCGAGAGCCCTAACTATTCTCTTTGCAGCATTGACGAGTTCTTCCCATTCCAAAGGATGGGGTGGAAGACCGAAACGCCTTGGAGCGAGGGAGGCAGATGGATCGATAACCACGTTGTCATATCTCACGCTCATACTTCTTACTCCTAACGTTTCGGCAGCCAAGGGTTCCCAAACCATGATTTCGCTAACCTCCTACTTACAGTATCGCTTATTCGAATTGGTTCCGGAAGACCGTATTTTAGAAACTTCTTAGTAATCTCAACGGCTGATTTCAAGGAAACGCAATGTCCAATGCTAACGAAGAGTTCCTTTTTATTTTTTCTTAGTGTAACCGCTATTACGTTTCCATTGTCATCAAATAGACACTGACCGAAATCACAATTACCCTCTTTCCCATAGAGCCTCTTTTTCGCAATGCCGATGGTGGGTTTGTCTGCGACCACGCCCACGTGTGAAGCCACGCCGGCACCTCTCGGATGTGCTATACCGTGTCCATCAACCAGAATTACATCAACATCGGCCTTTTTTACTAAGGGATAGTATAGAGGTACTTCGCGAAAAGCCAAGAACGTTGGGATATATGGAATAGGGACATGTGAGTAAGAATACTTAATTTCCAAGAGATCCCTTGTATTGTAGTCTAAGATGCTCAAGACGGCTACTCCGAAAGCTCTGTTACGGCTGTAAGACACATCGAGGCCTCCAACGCTCTTGAGCTTTTCGAAGCAGTCCTCTCTTACAATTCTCTTAGCTATTTCTAGCTGAGCCGACTTAGCTTTACCTACATCGAATTTCAAAGGTTATCGACCTTCTGCGCATCACCATTAAGTAATTTGGAATAATAAGAAGAGATATAGGAGCCCCGAGGCGGGGTGGCGGGCCCGCCGGGATTTGAACCCGGGACTTCCGCGGTGGGCCAAGCCACCTCTACGGGTTAAGAGCCCGCCGCTCTACCAAGCTGAGCTACGGGCCCTCACGCCCCGCGTTTCTCCCGTTTAATGCTTGCTAGATATGGGGTTAAAAAATTTTACACTCCTTATCCTCCAACCATGGTGGTCCTAACTCGATTGACTTCTCTAATACTTGTTTAACCTTCTCCTTACCGTAAAAACATTCGTTATTTACGCACAGAACTTCGGCTTCGTATTGGAGAAGCTTTCGGAGCGACTCTAACCACGCGCGTTCGTCACTTCCCCACTTCTTACACAACGGACCTAAGGCATCACCAGCCAGTAGGGTTCCATTGAAATATACTGAAAGCGATCCTGCCGTGTGGCCGGGAGTAAGGATAACCTCTATCTCACATATGTTCAAATCGCTTGATATTCTCCATCCTACCGGTACTGGCTTAGGTTTAATCCCAATGTAATCCGATGCAGTGTATTTCTCATCACCTCTCTGAATCGCCTCGGCATCTACTTCTCCGGCAGCGATCGAAACTCCATATTTGTGAAAGAGCCAGTCCCCACCGGTTCTGTCAACGTGAGCGTGAGTGTTAACTAAATACTCCACTTCCCAAGGCTTGACGCCATAATAAAGCATGTTTTGAAAAGCCACTTCACCGTATGCCCCTGAATCGACTATTACGTTACACTCGCTCGCCTTTATTAGAAAGGCTTGACCTTCGTTATTCAAGGGAGGACCAGTAAGTAAGTAAACCCCCTCACTTATCCTAATACTTTTCACCTAAGGCCGTTTACGCGAATAAACGTAATGTAGTCGTATGTACAATACTTAATTTACCCTTACAGCGCACAACTCCGAAAGGGTGCGTCCAACGTGCCAAAAACGATAGCTGAGAAAATACTGAGCGCTAAAGCAGGAAAGGATGTTTCCCCGGGCGAGATAGTCGTTGTCGAACTCGACGCAGTCATGGCGCAAGACGGCACTGCCCCTCTAGCGATAAAGGTCATGAATGAGAAATTCGGTGGAGAACGCGTGAAGGATCCTTCTAAAGTAGTTCTGGTAATTGATCACACTGCCCCCAGCAACAATCCTGGTACCTCGGAGCTTCATATTCTCATGAGGAAATTCGCTCGAAGACACGGTTGTAGACTATTTGACGTAGGGAATGGTATTTGTCATCAACTCATGGTCGAATACGGATATGCGTATCCAGGGGCAGTAGTCGTAGGAGCCGATTCTCATACAGTAACTTATGGTGCATTGGGGGCCTTTTCAACGGGAGTGGGTTCGACCGACGCAGCAATAGCTATGATGACAGGAAAGCTATGGTTCAAGGTTCCCGAAGCCCTAAAGTTTAACTTAACTGGGAAGTTCAAAGAGGCAGTAATGAGTAAAGACTTGATTCTCACTATTATTGGAGAACTAGGTGAGGACGGTGCGACCTATATGAGTGCTGAGTTCGTTGGTGATGGATTAAAGGATATGAGAATTGACTCGAGACTTACCGTAAGCAATATGGTAGTTGAAATGGGAGCCAAAGTTGGATTAATGCCAGCAGATGAAGAGGTAATGAGGTTCGTAGAAGGTAGAGCCAGAGGGACTCCAAAACCGGAGCTCACGTATCCCGATAAGGGAGCTCACTATAAGGACGAATTTGAAATGGAATTAGAGAAGATAGAGCCTATGATAGCTAAACCATACTCTCCTGCAAACGTGGTAGCAGTGGATGAACTCGAAGGCATGGAGATAGATCAAGTATTCATTGGAAGTTGCACTAATGGTAGATTGGAGGACTTGGCGGTTGCTGCTAAGATATTGAAAGGAAAGAAGGTTGCCGATGGAACTCGATGTATAGCTATCGCAGCCTCTAGGAACGTATACACGGAAGCTCTCAAGAAAGGGTACGTAGAGACCTTAACGGAAGCGGGATGTTTAGTTACTTTTGGAACTTGCGGACCGTGCGTTGGTGCACACTACGGCGTTCTGGGACCCGGCGAGGTTGCTCTATTCACAACAAACAGAAACTTCAGAGGTAGGAGTGGACATAGAGATAGCAAAGTTTACCTAGTTAGCCCAGCAACGGCAGCAGCTAGTGCGATCGAGGGCAAGGTTGTTAACCCAAGAAAGTACCTAAACCAGAGGATCAGGGACATCGAAATATGAACGAAGTACCTAGTTTAAGGTTATGTGGTATCGGATGGTTCAAGTTACATGTAAACAACCTTATCACAAACAGAGACTTAATAGTTAGATGGGATGGGAAGATACTAAGAAGAAACTCCAAACCATCTAAGCAATACTCTCATATATACTTCCACACACCTCTCTCGTTAGAAGAGTTCTTACAATATGAACCATTCCTGTCTACATGCGAACAGATAATAATCGGTAGTGGTTATAATGGTAGAATGAAAGTAATGGATGGAGTCATTCGGTATCTCCAAGAGAAAGGAAGAGAACTTGTAATTAGTGAAACACCTCAAGCAATCACATATTTCGTTAAGCAAGTAAATCTCAATAGGAAATCGTGTTTAATAGTGCACCTCACATGTTGATTATGCTCATAAGCGACCAAACGTTTGATGAAAGGGTTTAAGGGAATTGTTGAAGTTCGTTATTGATACAAGTGCTTTAACTGATCCGAGACTACGCGAGCGTTTTAAATCAAAAGAGCTATGGGAATGTATAGAGAAATCGCTCGAACTCATGGCCTTGGCTAAGGTTAGGCTAGGATTCAGTTACTACGCAACCCCATCTATATTGAAGGAAATTGTGGGGTTTCTAGAGAGGAGTTCCTCACCGCCATCAGTAATCTCAAAGCTCAACGTCTGGATATCCCCCCTCTCTCCATCCCTTGATGAAATAAAGATACCAGCGTCGTTATTCGTAGAGTACGTAAAGGAAGTTAGGAGGCGATTCGATAAAGGCTTGCGAGTGGCCGAAGAGAGTACCCGAAGAGCACATTCTGGTGGCGACATAGGGGATCACATTAGAACGTTACGTGAAAAGTATAGAGAAAGTACGAGGAAGGGTATAGTAGATTCTCCTTCAGATATTGAGGCTATATTATTGGCATACCAGTTGAATGCGGTGCTTGTGAGTAACGATGAAGGACTATGCGAATTAGCTAGGAGACTGGGCGTCAGTTGCATTGACCCAATAACGTTTTTCGACACCATAGAGGAATATTTGAGGCTCGCAAAGAGCTGAGGAAAAGAATTTGTAAAGAAGAACGTGTATTTAATTTAGGAGAAGTTCTCATGACCGTTAAAGTCGCAATAAATGGATTTGGAACTATAGGTAAGAGGGTCGCTGAGGCCGTTCTTAAGCAAGACGATATGGAATTAGTTGGCGTCACTAAAACTCGACCGGATTACTTGGCCAAAGCAGCTTCTCTCAGGGGTTTATTATACGTACCTGAGGAAAAACTCCAAGACTTCGAGAAAAGTGGAATAGAAGTGGCCGGAACGCTCGACGAACTTTTACGGAAAGTCGATGTTGTCGTGGACGCTACCCCGGGCGGCATAGGTAAGGAGTACAAGAAAGTTTACGAGAAGTACGGCGTTAAGGCGATATTTCAAGGAGGCGAGAAACACGAAGTTGCTGGCTTCAGTTTCTCGACTCTATGTAACTATGAGGAAGCTCACGGTAAGCAGTACGCTAGAGTAGTCTCATGCAACACAACGGGATTACTGAGAGTTCTCTGTACATTACACAAGGAAATAGGCATTGAGAAAGTAAGGGCCACAATCGTAAGGAGAGGCGCAGATCCCCATGAAACAAAAAGAGGGCCCATCAACGCAATTGTTCCGAATCCGGTAACTCTACCTAGCCATCACGGCATCGATGTTCGAACAGTACTTGACATAGACATTGCAACAACAGCAGTGGTAGTTCCAACTACTATCATGCACCTACACGTACTAAATATAGTTCTAAAAGAGAACGTAAGTAAAGAGAAGATATTAGAGGCTCTCGAGGCAGCACCTAGGATCCTAGTAATACCGAGCGAGTTTAGCGGCATTAAAGATACGGCCAAAATAATTGAAATGGCACGCGACATGGGCAGGAAGAGATACGATCTCAACGAACTCGCCGTATTTGAGGAAAGTATTTCCGTGAACGGAAAGGAACTCTTCTTAATGCAAGCCGTTCATCAAGAAAGCATTGTTGTACCAGAAAACATTGACGCGATCCGTGCGCTCGCCACTAACGTATCGAAAGAAGAGAGCATAAGGAAAACAGATAGTACCCTCGGTCTAGTTAAGACGTTCGATGACGTATTAAAGGTAATATCGCGATTCGAATAACATTACATCTTTTCATTACATTTTTCCATTTGTCTAATTATTAGAAAGGTGTGTTAATGAGTGCTAAGACTTATTTTTTCAATTAGGTATTCCTAACGGGGCTTCGAATGACGTGTAGTTTAAAAATTCCAATAGCGGGACAGCCCAACGTAGGAAAATCGACTTTTATTAATGCAGTCCTTGGAGAGTATGTTACAGAGATAGCCAATTGGCCGGGAGCAACCGTTGAGGTAAAGGTAATTGAAGCAAAAGTAGGCAATCGTGAGGTGTGCTTAATAGACCTACCCGGTGCATATTCTCTTAGTGGTGGTAGTGAAGAAGAGCGTGTGACAGCGAAATTCTTACTTGAAGAAGATTTCGACAACGTGATTCTACTAGGTGACGCAACGGCTCCACACAGAACCTTCTATCTTATAGTCCAAGTACTCGAGTTATTGGGAATAGGTGTAATAGCCCTAAATAAGTACGATAGAGCACTAAAAGCTGGTATTCACATCAATAGTGAGGCCTTAAGTAAGAGGTTAGGCAAACCAGTCTTTCTGATATCAGCTGTAACGAGAGAAGGCGTTCACGAGGTAATCGAAAAGGCTCTCGAAAAGCAATCGCCGAAGTATTTAGACATAGATTACGGAGACTTGGAATACTATGTCGTACAAATCTCAAAGATGATCTCGAGACTAAACCTAAAAGGCAATCCGAGGTGGTATGCAGCCGAGTTCTTATTAGGCAATCAATTAGTAGACGAAATTATCAAGAACAAGGACGCTGAAATCTATGAGAAAGCTAAAGAAATGAGGGAAATGGCTGCAAAGGAACTCGGTGACCTCTATAAGATCGTTATCGATAGCAGAATTAATTTCATCGAGAAATTGTTTGAAGGTCTTATTCATAGAGAAAAGGTAGCTGACAAGGAGAGTAGTACGATAGCGATGCTATTGGATAACGTGTTCATGCACCCAATAGGAGGTTTCATAGCATCGATTCTAATACTATTTGGCATCTTTACAATAGCGTTCACAATTAATACCGGTTATCCATTAAATGTTATATTCGAGAACTTAGGCCAAGAATCAATCGCAGAAGCCTTAGAAAACTACAGCCTCTCCGGCATACTATCTTCGATATTTGATTCTATGACAGAGATAGCGAACTCGTCGTTACCACAGCCAATAGGATCTCTCATAGGTGATGGCGTAATTGCTGGAGTTGGTGCCGTACTTACCTTCTTCCCACTGATCTTCACAGTCTACCTACTGCTCGCCTTACTGGAAGATTCCGGTCTCGCTACTAGGATAGCGGTTGCTATGGATACAATCTTCAGAGCCGTTGGTTTAAACGGAAAGGCAGTATTCCCATCTATAGTTAGTTTAGGTTGTAACGTACCGGGCGTTATGGCAACTAGAGTGCTTAGAGAGAGGGAATCCAGGATAGCAATGGCTCTAAGCTTGCCGTTCCTGCCCTGTCAAGCCAGGTTGGTCGTTCTATTAGCACTCGCTTCAGTACTACCGGCGCCACTCAACTCCGCCTCGCTTGTCCTTACGTACATACTGTCAATTGCAACGTTCCTATTGGTAACATTTGTCATGATGAGAATAGTGTTCAAGAAATCAGAGGAACCGTTGCTGCTTGAGTTACCGCCCTATCACGTCCCGAAGCTGAGAGTCGTTACGTGGATGGCTTGGGACAACGCAAAACACTTCCTAAGGAAGGCCGGAACAGTTATACTTTTCTTCTCAATAGTCTTATGGTTCCTGTTACACGTAAGTCCATCGGGTGCCTATGTTGAAGAAGAGACGGAAAGTATTGCGGCGTATCTAGGGAAACTATTTGAAGTAGTTCCAATGGTCGTGCTAGAGACAAGTAAGGAAACTTCATGGATCTTGTCGTTTGCTATGATAGTAGGCTCAATAGCGAAAGAGGTAATACTTGAAACGTTAGCAATACTCACCGGCACTTCGTCCGTCGATCAAATGGTAGTTAAACTTCATTTGAATCAAGCTCAAGTGTTAGGTCTGATGGTTGCAGTGGCTCTAAGTATACCGTGTGTAGCAACGATAGCAGTAATTTACTCAGAGACTGGAAGCTGGAAATGGACGTTGGCTTCGATACTTCTTTCCACGATAGTTTCCGCAATAGAGGCATCTATAGTATACAGAATCTTCTCTGTAATACTCGGGTGATTTCTAAGTACATCTATGTACCCACTTTGAACTACTTTTTACATCTATTAGAAGAAGGGTGGACCTAGAGTATGAACGTCTCGACATCTAGGGATAACGATTTCGATTACCACTTCCTTACTTACATGCTTACTAAGATAGATCAATGGAAGAGAGACGTTATGGAGGTATGTAATGTTTTCGAAATAGGCGAGGAGGAAAAGAGAAAGGCCTTAAGCGATCTCGATAGGCTAGAAGAGGAAATACTTGATATACTTATTTTTCACTAAACCTACCCCTTGGAAGCGAGAGGAATGAAGAAAGACTCAAGGAAGTTACAACGCCAGGTGGCTAGGGAAGCATTTTTCGAACTTATTGAAATTTCCAGAAAAGAGGTAAGGAGTGGAAACTGGGAAAGGGCCTCTCAGTTAGGTGAACTGGCTTTCAAAGTGGCTCGGAAGGGAAAAGTAAGAGTACCTATTGAGACTAAGAGAGCCTTCTGTAGGAGGTGCCACATACCTCTCATTCCAGGTATTACAGCACGCATTAGATTGAGACGCAAAGGGAGGTTAACGATCGTCCTCTCATGTTTAAATTGTGGATACGTACGTAGATATCCGGTAACGGAAGTTGAGAGTAAGGGATCTCCATCAGAGTAAGCCTACTGTTTATATAGGAAAAAATGGAGTAACTGAAAGCGTTATTGCTGAAATAAAGAGACAGCTTAACGACAAAGGATACGTAAAAGTTAAGGTTCAGAAAAACATTATTAGATATCAAGGAGTTGACAGGAAAGACGTTGCTTACCAAGTTGCTGAAATGGTAGGGGCTAAACTTTTAGAGATACGAGGGAGAACGTTCATTTTACTGAAAGATAATGAGGGAAGATATAGTGGTAGAAGTTTGTCATAAGGGATGTAAGGACGTTTGTGAAAGTGGGGACTGCGAAATTAAAATTAACTTAGGCAGTAACGTTAGTATGAGAGAGATGGCTTCACTAATAATAGAGATACTGGGTGCCGAGGAAATAAGAGTTGTTAATAGACCGCGCGGTAGGTTACTAAATGCTCTAATTGAAGTAGCAGATTGGTTTGGGATCAAAATTACCTGGGAGAAAGATCTCTAACGATGTTCATTACGACGTCGAGCGGTGCGTTCGTCTTTACGTTCCTATAATCATAGTGTGTAATTACTGCACGATATCCTAGCTCTTTAAGTCTTTCAACGACCAGCTTAGGTTTGGGCATATGTGTTTTTAGGGAACTGCAGATGCTTTCTATACTATATGAATAGGGCACCCCGATGGAATCCTCTTCAAGGATTCTTAATAAGAACTTCTTTATTTCCTCGTTTTTAACTATCTCCAGTTTATCCTTAAAGAATTTCTCGTCAGTAAGGTTACCTAACCAAATTGGTCCTATGAGCTTCCTTGGGTTGCTTACCGCGTCCTCTGGTAAGGGGTAACCTTTTATGGGGATTACTTCTAAACCATTAATGTAGAGATATCCTAGGTTCTTTAACGTCTCATCTACCCTTCCAGCCCCCCTCTCTGCTTTAAAGGTAACTCGTACGTAATAATCCTTGAAAAAGGAGAACAAAGGCCTTAAAGCTACTTCCCTGATCGCGGCTAATCTTATAGCTGCGGAAATCAACGTCCTTATCGCAACTTCTTTCGAAAAAGGTGTTCTTACGATCTTTACTGAATACCTCCTAAGGGCCGTATTAGGACGAGCTCCGCTTAAGGCGGCGGTATCGGTTGCTGTTAAGGCAATTAAACCATTTCTCTTGACGCTCCTCACGGCACCGTCTAGAAATGGTATAGGGGAACCGAATGGGTCTATGTCAACGATATCGTAATAAGTTTCCCTAATTTTCTTCGAATGAAGGACAACATGGGCGTCTTCTTGTATAGCTCTGATCTTTTTGTCAACGCTATTAAGCTTTGCATTTACGTTAAGTAAACGAATAGCTAAGGGATTTAAGTCAGCTGCTAGAACGAAGTCGGCATTCGCTTCCTTAGCGTATCTAACGCTTCTTACGCCACTTCCAGCTAGGGGTTCTAGGACCGTCAGAGAGTTATTAGAAGCTCTATATATTCTGGCGATTTCGATTGCAGTATCTCTATTGAATTTCGCTTTGGGATTATAGAAGACGGGGGCATGTGCCGGTTCGTAAATACCATCGCTCCTCACGTAAAAACTCATGGATGGTACGACTACTTTTACTTCCCCTTCGTCAATTAAATCTACGGGAAATCCCAATTCCTTCTCTATCTGAGTTAAGTCCAATTCTTACAACCTGGAGGATACATCGGAGAAATGTTAAAGGGTGTGTGGTAGCCGGGCGGGGATTCGAACCCCGGTCACGGGGGTTCCCCCCACCTTCCCGGCTCGCGACCCCCTCCCCTTAGGAGCCCTCCGCCTAGTGGCGGGCCCGCGGGGATTTGAACCCCGGACCACCGGCTTTCTTCCCGACGAAACCCCGCATGACGGATAGGAGGCCGGCGCTCTGTCCTAGCTGAGCTACGGGCCCTCGTGAAATCCACTCCAAATCCAATCTAAAAAGTTTTCTTTCTTCTTTCGCTCTTTAATCTCGTGTTAACCCTCTGGGGAATCCCTATTACTTTATAAAGGGTGTAGCCCTTGGGACACTCGACTTTCTCTATTACTTCATTAATTCTTACTTTAACCCTCCTACCTAGTTTGTGCTTACGTCCCGTGCACTCCTCCCATAGAGGACACTTCTTGTTATCGCAATAGATGGGCGTATATTCTACTATGCTACCCTCAAGGGCTAACTTCGCTGGTACAATTAAAGGCACGCCCAGCTCTTCTACTTCAGCTACTACTACTTTCCCGTGTATCTTACATGGGTGTTCTATGACACCTAATTTAGCCTTTACCTCGTAGAGCCACCCTCTTTTTAATACGGAACATTTTTCCTTAAGCCAACAAGATTCACACGAGGGTAAGATTCCGGTAGCTATGAATCTATCGCCTTCCTTAAAGTGGGTCGGTATTGGTACAACCAGCTTCTTACCAGCCATTCGTAATCACCTTAATTTATTGTCAGCCTATAATATGAAATCTAATAGGGTTGAAGTATTAATGACGCGATATGTACTAATCAAGTTACCAGAGGAGCTATATGAAGAGTTAGAGAAACGAGCAAGAGAGGAGGGATATACTCTCGTTAGCGACTTCGTTAGAGATATAATAAACAGGGAATTGGGTAAGACGCCCTTCAACCCGAGGAAGCTTGAGCAGAGGATAGAGAGAATAGAGAATGGCGATTTACCTCCTAGGCTTCAAGACGCTATATGGAGGCTCATAGAGGAGGCCCTCTCTGCTAAGTTAGCTTCTCAACTACCTCTAGATGAG is a genomic window containing:
- the hflX gene encoding GTPase HflX → MDRKVILVACTRSDNFEETLALCHTANLKVVDVLNFCKKPDPGFYLTKGKLKELKEMVEKDSLNAIVIDTQLKPSQYYRLQRELGVEVIDRVMLILKIFELHSGSKEAKLQTELARLKYELSISKEYIRRKKLGEQVHFLGPGEYAAEYLIKAFHRKIKKIENELEKVKKRRMTQKLSRRRSLSAPEVAVTGYTCAGKTALINALSKSNLMEGPEMFTTITPKHVKVRRNGWEVVLIDTVGFIESVPPQLIEAFHATLAEVTYSDAILLVIDSSEEEGRVINKTLSSLETLSEIDAIDKPLVVALNKIDIARDWKSKMEVLEELLKEYYPWSFSIVPVSARAQLNLNLLLDVLKGVVTKTASNSV
- a CDS encoding class I SAM-dependent methyltransferase, which codes for MKMDFNKAIENRIYYDAIARGYDELYGNEQRRKYQIGLKVLKPQRRVLDIGCGTGLLMEELEDVFYIGIDISLGMLERARERKTKLLADVIRADARSLPFRSNSFNTCYSFTVLQNLSSRETFYSEIRRTCRSTLVSSLKGIGLRCEQAIEVYPDLICVYDHSSNK
- a CDS encoding endonuclease V; the protein is MKFDVGKAKSAQLEIAKRIVREDCFEKLKSVGGLDVSYSRNRAFGVAVLSILDYNTRDLLEIKYSYSHVPIPYIPTFLAFREVPLYYPLVKKADVDVILVDGHGIAHPRGAGVASHVGVVADKPTIGIAKKRLYGKEGNCDFGQCLFDDNGNVIAVTLRKNKKELFVSIGHCVSLKSAVEITKKFLKYGLPEPIRISDTVSRRLAKSWFGNPWLPKR
- a CDS encoding MBL fold metallo-hydrolase, producing MKSIRISEGVYLLTGPPLNNEGQAFLIKASECNVIVDSGAYGEVAFQNMLYYGVKPWEVEYLVNTHAHVDRTGGDWLFHKYGVSIAAGEVDAEAIQRGDEKYTASDYIGIKPKPVPVGWRISSDLNICEIEVILTPGHTAGSLSVYFNGTLLAGDALGPLCKKWGSDERAWLESLRKLLQYEAEVLCVNNECFYGKEKVKQVLEKSIELGPPWLEDKECKIF
- a CDS encoding 3-isopropylmalate dehydratase large subunit encodes the protein MPKTIAEKILSAKAGKDVSPGEIVVVELDAVMAQDGTAPLAIKVMNEKFGGERVKDPSKVVLVIDHTAPSNNPGTSELHILMRKFARRHGCRLFDVGNGICHQLMVEYGYAYPGAVVVGADSHTVTYGALGAFSTGVGSTDAAIAMMTGKLWFKVPEALKFNLTGKFKEAVMSKDLILTIIGELGEDGATYMSAEFVGDGLKDMRIDSRLTVSNMVVEMGAKVGLMPADEEVMRFVEGRARGTPKPELTYPDKGAHYKDEFEMELEKIEPMIAKPYSPANVVAVDELEGMEIDQVFIGSCTNGRLEDLAVAAKILKGKKVADGTRCIAIAASRNVYTEALKKGYVETLTEAGCLVTFGTCGPCVGAHYGVLGPGEVALFTTNRNFRGRSGHRDSKVYLVSPATAAASAIEGKVVNPRKYLNQRIRDIEI
- a CDS encoding RNA ligase partner protein; protein product: MLKFVIDTSALTDPRLRERFKSKELWECIEKSLELMALAKVRLGFSYYATPSILKEIVGFLERSSSPPSVISKLNVWISPLSPSLDEIKIPASLFVEYVKEVRRRFDKGLRVAEESTRRAHSGGDIGDHIRTLREKYRESTRKGIVDSPSDIEAILLAYQLNAVLVSNDEGLCELARRLGVSCIDPITFFDTIEEYLRLAKS
- a CDS encoding type II glyceraldehyde-3-phosphate dehydrogenase, producing MTVKVAINGFGTIGKRVAEAVLKQDDMELVGVTKTRPDYLAKAASLRGLLYVPEEKLQDFEKSGIEVAGTLDELLRKVDVVVDATPGGIGKEYKKVYEKYGVKAIFQGGEKHEVAGFSFSTLCNYEEAHGKQYARVVSCNTTGLLRVLCTLHKEIGIEKVRATIVRRGADPHETKRGPINAIVPNPVTLPSHHGIDVRTVLDIDIATTAVVVPTTIMHLHVLNIVLKENVSKEKILEALEAAPRILVIPSEFSGIKDTAKIIEMARDMGRKRYDLNELAVFEESISVNGKELFLMQAVHQESIVVPENIDAIRALATNVSKEESIRKTDSTLGLVKTFDDVLKVISRFE